CGGGGCCGACGAGACTCGAACTCGCGACCTCCTGCGTGACAGGCAGGCGTTCTAACCAAACTGAACTACGACCCCGTACTAAAATCTGCAATTACTCCAGCCCTGGCAAAAAATACCCCGCCAGACTGAAAAAACCAGGCAATCATACATGCCCGGAGTGTATATAAATAACAAAAGAGGCCGTTAAAGTCAACTTAATTCGACCTGATTGCAAGATATCGGAAAAAGAGTGATCGCTCCCTCGGCTAGCCTCTTCCGATGAGAAGCCTTCCGGCGGTTTTCGCCGTATCTCCAGTAGTACCCATGCATGCAATGACTGTTTTCCCGGACGGGATCGACCTGGCATCCCATGGCCGCTCTCCAAGTACGATGACTGAATATTCACGCGTCAGGCCAGCGAGGTTTTCGGGTAAAAGAGGTCTTCTGTTCAGCAGGACCAGCACTTTTTCCGAATCGCTCGAAGCTGGCAGAGGCAAGTACCGATATAACTCGACCGGCTCCCGCGTTCGGTCGATACTTCTCCCGGCACAGGGAATAAACTCATCGCGGCCCGGCTCCCCTGCCGCCCCGAACACTTTACTCAGAACCGACACGAACTCGATCACCGGAAAGTATTCGAAATCCTTTATCTCGCCGCAGAAGACCGGCTCGACCGGTATCCCGGCACCGAAGGGAAGCAGATTCCTCTCGTCTCGCAATATAGTGACGCTCTTTTCGGCCACTATAGAGTAAACCTCATCATTCCACTCCGCGCCGGGATACTTCCGCCGATTGGGCGCGATGCGTTCTTTCATCGCGATGATCCTTTTTCTCGATTCAGATGAGATCTCCGGAAAGGTCCCTTCCCAGAACTCTTCGTCCTTGATAAGAATCGGGAGCCTATCCCTCAGCTCGCTATAGACTTCTTCGGCCGGCCTTGTGAAAAGAAGGATGTCATTTCCCGCCTCCAGTGCTGATCTTGCGACTTCAGCAGGTTTACGAGTACGGGTATGCGTCGGGCCGGCTATCTCCGATCCTTTTTTCAGCGCGGAGCAGCCTCTTCTCTCATCTGTCGGACCTGTAGGGATCGCCGTAACTCCTCTTCCGGTCAGCGCTCCGGCCATCTCCAGCCCGTCAGTGATAATAACGCCATCGAATCCGATTTCACGGCGTAGCACTCCATTTATGATACCAGGGTCGAGAGAGGCGGGAAGCTCCCCGCCGGCGGGAAGCAGATGAGCCATCATCACCGAATCTGCTCCCGCTTCGATCCCCGCGATGAAAGGAATCAAATCATCCTTCTTAAGCCCGGCGATCGACTTCTTCAGCATTGGAAGAATGACATGGGAATCACCTGACGAAGATCCATGGCCGGGAAAATGCTTAAGCGAGGTCAATAGCCCCTCTTCGGACAATATTCGTACTGCTTCGGCCACCGCCAGAGTCGTTTCAGGTCCCGATTCGGCGAAAGCACGGGTCCCGATCACAGGGTTCAAGCACTCGGAGTTGATATCCGCAACGGGAGCCGCGACCATATTGACCCCCGCTGATAGTATTCTTCCCGCGGTCTCCCTCAGCTGGACTTCGAATATGCTTCTATCTCCCTGCCCCCACGCGGCCATCTGCGAAGGTGGTGTTCCAAGCGCTTTCGCCAGCACAGAGATCCTTCCACCTTCATGATCAGCCATTATAATCGGCGAAAGACGCGCCGAAGATCTTATGATTTCCGACACCTCGTTTGTCAGCCTGCCGAGCTGCGCTGCATTCTCGACATTCCGGGCGAAAATTATCACTCCCGCCGGCGCCAGTCTGCCCAGAAGAT
Above is a window of Candidatus Krumholzibacteriota bacterium DNA encoding:
- a CDS encoding glycoside hydrolase family 3 protein, which gives rise to MDIDRLLERLSAHLVVGLAATELTDGERDLLGRLAPAGVIIFARNVENAAQLGRLTNEVSEIIRSSARLSPIIMADHEGGRISVLAKALGTPPSQMAAWGQGDRSIFEVQLRETAGRILSAGVNMVAAPVADINSECLNPVIGTRAFAESGPETTLAVAEAVRILSEEGLLTSLKHFPGHGSSSGDSHVILPMLKKSIAGLKKDDLIPFIAGIEAGADSVMMAHLLPAGGELPASLDPGIINGVLRREIGFDGVIITDGLEMAGALTGRGVTAIPTGPTDERRGCSALKKGSEIAGPTHTRTRKPAEVARSALEAGNDILLFTRPAEEVYSELRDRLPILIKDEEFWEGTFPEISSESRKRIIAMKERIAPNRRKYPGAEWNDEVYSIVAEKSVTILRDERNLLPFGAGIPVEPVFCGEIKDFEYFPVIEFVSVLSKVFGAAGEPGRDEFIPCAGRSIDRTREPVELYRYLPLPASSDSEKVLVLLNRRPLLPENLAGLTREYSVIVLGERPWDARSIPSGKTVIACMGTTGDTAKTAGRLLIGRG